AAGACTACTTAAATCATTTTATAAATAGTGAAAATAACGGACATGTTACCTTTGCGGTAATTCTTGGGATGGCAATTGTTGGGTTTATTATTAATTTATTTGTACGGCATAAAGGTTGGGAGGAAAAAAAAGGCGATGATGAAGTGCATAAAGCAAGTTAAATTCTCATTGGTCCTTTTTCTTTTCTTGTCTGCTGCGCTACCGATAAGGAGCGCAGCAGACAGTTACCTAAATGATAATGGTAAACTTGAATTTAAAGTAGATCGAGTACAACAGACTAATCAAGAAAGAAACGAAAAAGGGCAGCAGGAAACAGAGCTTGATAAATCAGGGATTGAATTGTTCAATTCAGAAGTTGAAAAACAAATGAAAGACAAACAAATGAATGAACAGAAAGAAATGAAAGAGTTAGCCAACTCTTTATTTTTAAATCCAAAGAAAATTGATAATGTGAAGGAAACGGAGAAACAGTTGTTTTCAAAAGAATACTATGTAACATCGAATGGGAATGAAATGGACCAAAGTCAAACTAATACTGATAGCGCTATTAGCCCCGTCTTAATTGGATTAATCATGGCTAGTATTATATTTATTTGCGTTGTAACAGGGATTATTATTCGGAAAATATGGATGTAAGGAGTAGTATAAATGGCTGTACAAACTCATATTAACGTCACTGTTGATTTTCGTAAATGGAATGAAAGTACATATGATTTACGAATTCCGATTCATCAAACAGTGAAATACTTGCTTAAAAATTTAGTTGAAACATTGAGAATTGAAGCATATGACACATCGAACTATGTTATTAAAGTGGTAAATAAGTCCATGCTATTAACGGATGATGATAGATTAGTAGATCACAAAGTAACAGATGGAGATATACTAAAGGTTTTATAAATCACATAATAAAACATATAGGATTTAAAAAGTACATATAGGGCTGATAAGGAAAAGGAGAAGTAGAAAATTATGACGGAAAAAGCAATTCAGATTGATTCAATGGAATATCGATTTGAAATAGAAGAGAATATTTGGAAATTAGAACTCGCTAAATCGCAAACACAAGTAAAAGACAACCGTCAATTAGAATTATTAATGGACACATCATCTGGTTTTCTACCGGTAACGATAGAAGAACAAGATGATGCTTTTACTTTTATATATAAAGTTGACAAGAAATTTTTAAAATGGGGAGATTTACAAAAAATGGGGAGGAATGACAAGCTTCGTTTAATTCGAAATGTGTCTTCTTTTTATAAGTATTTACATAGAAGAATTACGTTCTTCCTACATCCTGAGAATATTGTTTTCGATGCAAATTTAATGCCTTTCATTATCCATAGAGGCATCCGAGATACCCTTCCGCCGAAACCGCTTACAGAAGCGCAATTTTTACGTCAGTTTAAATGTTTCATCGTTGCTCTTTTTTCTAATAAGCATAGTTATGATGATTTATATAAGGGTTTATTAGACAGTGCGAAAGACACATCGTTTGAACAAAACGTTGTAAATATACATAACTTTGATGAGTTAATGGAGTTAATCGAAAATAGTTTTGAAAAAGAGCAAATTAAAGCAGAACAAACAATGCAGCTTGTTTCGAAAAAGCACTTTACGTTATTTAAATACTTAACATTCTCATTTGCAGCAGCAACGGTCATCTTATTCATACCAGTTGTTTATTATATGTTTATGAAAATACCTTATCAAAATACATTATTAGAGGCAAATAAGAACTTTTTAGCAACAGACTATGATAAGGTAATTAGCAATTTGAGCAAGGAAGACTTTGAAACATTACCATTTGCTTCTAAATATGAATTAGCATACTCGTATATTAAAGTTGAAAAGTTATCAGATAGTCAAAAAGAGGCTATTATGAAAAATGTTACTTTAAAAAGTGATGAGAAATATTTATTGTACTGGATGTATAACGGAAAAGGAGACTTCGATAAATCGTTAGATTTAGCAAAAAGTATTGATGATCCGCAATTGATTATGTATGGGCTTATTAAGCAAATTGAAGCTGTAAAACATAATCCGGATTTATCTGGTAAAGAACGTGATGAGAAATTAAAAACATTTGAACAACAATTAAATGAGTATGAGAAGAAGTATAAAAAACCATCAACTGAAAAAGAAACAACAAATGAAGAAAAGGCTAAATAATAAAATTGTAATTTTTATTAAGGGGTAGAGAGAGTAAAACAAAAGGAGAAGTGGGAAGTATGGAGCAATTACTTGCACTAAGTTACGGGAATAAATTACATAAATGCCGCCTACATCCATCTGAGCGTCCTACAGTAACGATTGGGAAAGACTGGTCTAATCATATTACAGATTTTGATTTAGATGAATCGATTGAAATGAATTGGGACGGTGAATTGTCGGTTTGGAAAATAAAAGGACAGACACTTTTGTTGAATGAAGTCAATATCATCCCACTAAAGAATGATAAGAC
The window above is part of the Bacillus cytotoxicus NVH 391-98 genome. Proteins encoded here:
- the essA gene encoding type VII secretion protein EssA translates to MMKCIKQVKFSLVLFLFLSAALPIRSAADSYLNDNGKLEFKVDRVQQTNQERNEKGQQETELDKSGIELFNSEVEKQMKDKQMNEQKEMKELANSLFLNPKKIDNVKETEKQLFSKEYYVTSNGNEMDQSQTNTDSAISPVLIGLIMASIIFICVVTGIIIRKIWM
- a CDS encoding EsaB/YukD family protein, translated to MAVQTHINVTVDFRKWNESTYDLRIPIHQTVKYLLKNLVETLRIEAYDTSNYVIKVVNKSMLLTDDDRLVDHKVTDGDILKVL
- the essB gene encoding type VII secretion protein EssB, which gives rise to MTEKAIQIDSMEYRFEIEENIWKLELAKSQTQVKDNRQLELLMDTSSGFLPVTIEEQDDAFTFIYKVDKKFLKWGDLQKMGRNDKLRLIRNVSSFYKYLHRRITFFLHPENIVFDANLMPFIIHRGIRDTLPPKPLTEAQFLRQFKCFIVALFSNKHSYDDLYKGLLDSAKDTSFEQNVVNIHNFDELMELIENSFEKEQIKAEQTMQLVSKKHFTLFKYLTFSFAAATVILFIPVVYYMFMKIPYQNTLLEANKNFLATDYDKVISNLSKEDFETLPFASKYELAYSYIKVEKLSDSQKEAIMKNVTLKSDEKYLLYWMYNGKGDFDKSLDLAKSIDDPQLIMYGLIKQIEAVKHNPDLSGKERDEKLKTFEQQLNEYEKKYKKPSTEKETTNEEKAK